From the genome of Ralstonia pickettii, one region includes:
- a CDS encoding SgcJ/EcaC family oxidoreductase translates to MTDDERAIRNVVDTWLAASKTGDIDTVLGLMTNDVLFLTPGQPPFGKDAFAKMSRGMNGVHVDGTSDIQEVQVFGDIAYLRNALRIVITMPDGKVARRSGQTLTILRKEADGRWRLVRDANLVMADSAN, encoded by the coding sequence ATGACCGACGACGAACGCGCCATCCGCAACGTGGTGGACACCTGGCTCGCCGCCAGCAAAACCGGCGATATCGATACCGTTCTCGGCCTGATGACCAACGACGTGCTGTTTCTCACGCCGGGACAGCCGCCCTTCGGCAAGGACGCCTTCGCCAAGATGTCCCGCGGCATGAACGGCGTGCACGTGGACGGCACGAGCGATATTCAGGAGGTGCAGGTGTTTGGTGACATCGCTTACTTGCGCAACGCGCTGCGCATCGTCATCACGATGCCGGATGGCAAGGTGGCGCGGCGTTCAGGACAGACGTTGACGATTCTGCGGAAGGAAGCGGATGGGAGGTGGCGGTTGGTGCGGGATGCGAATTTGGTGATGGCTGACTCGGCAAACTGA
- a CDS encoding Lrp/AsnC family transcriptional regulator — MNKVELDKIDRKILEVLQNNGRLTNLEVAERVNLSPSPCLRRIRRLEESGVIRQYAALLDPSKIGLGLSAYINVRLEKQGGAPKGKGPSDIFRAAVATWPEVVTCYAMTGEMDYLLKVFVEDMEHFARFIRDQLLAHPAVIDVKSSFALERIKDTTALPVVV; from the coding sequence ATGAATAAAGTGGAACTCGACAAGATCGACCGAAAGATTTTGGAAGTCCTGCAGAACAACGGCCGCCTCACCAATCTGGAAGTCGCCGAGCGGGTGAACCTGTCGCCCAGCCCGTGTTTGCGACGCATCCGCCGCCTGGAGGAATCCGGGGTGATCCGCCAGTACGCCGCGCTGCTCGACCCGTCCAAGATCGGGTTGGGGCTGTCGGCGTACATCAACGTGCGGCTGGAGAAGCAGGGCGGTGCGCCCAAGGGGAAAGGCCCGTCCGATATTTTTCGCGCCGCCGTGGCGACGTGGCCGGAGGTGGTCACGTGCTACGCCATGACCGGCGAGATGGATTACCTGCTCAAGGTGTTCGTGGAAGACATGGAGCACTTCGCGCGCTTCATCCGCGACCAACTGCTCGCCCATCCGGCAGTGATCGATGTGAAGAGCAGCTTTGCGCTGGAGCGGATCAAGGATACGACGGCGTTGCCGGTGGTGGTTTGA
- the hppD gene encoding 4-hydroxyphenylpyruvate dioxygenase yields the protein MQFTPWENPMGTAGFEFIEYAAPDPVAMGKLFENMGFTAIAKHRHKNVTLYRQGEINFIINAEPDSFAQRFARLHGPSICAIAFRVQDAAFAYKRALELGAWGFDTHSGPMELNIPAIKGIGDSLIYLVDRWTGKNDAKAGDIGNISIYDVDFVPIAGANPNPTGHGLTYIDHLTHNVYRGRMKEWAEFYERFFNFREVRYFDIEGQVTGVKSKAMTSPCGNIRIPINEEGTEKAGQIQEYLDMYHGEGIQHIALGSTNLFNTVDALRSNGIKLLDTIDTYYELVDKRIPGHGEDVAELKKRKILIDGAPGDLLLQIFSENQLGPIFFEFIQRKGNQGFGEGNFKALFESIELDQMRRGVLKADDQPA from the coding sequence ATGCAATTCACGCCTTGGGAAAACCCGATGGGCACCGCCGGCTTCGAGTTCATCGAATATGCCGCACCGGACCCCGTTGCCATGGGAAAGCTGTTCGAGAACATGGGCTTTACCGCCATCGCGAAGCACCGTCACAAGAACGTGACGCTGTACCGCCAGGGCGAGATCAACTTCATCATCAACGCCGAGCCCGATTCGTTCGCGCAGCGCTTTGCGCGCCTGCACGGCCCGTCGATCTGCGCGATCGCGTTTCGCGTGCAAGACGCCGCTTTCGCCTACAAGCGAGCGCTGGAGCTGGGCGCGTGGGGCTTCGACACCCACAGTGGCCCGATGGAGCTGAACATTCCGGCCATCAAGGGCATCGGCGATTCGCTGATCTACCTGGTCGACCGCTGGACCGGCAAGAACGACGCCAAGGCCGGCGACATCGGCAACATCAGCATCTACGACGTCGATTTCGTGCCTATCGCGGGCGCCAACCCGAACCCCACCGGGCACGGCCTGACCTACATCGACCACCTGACGCACAACGTCTACCGTGGCCGGATGAAGGAATGGGCCGAGTTTTACGAACGCTTCTTCAACTTCCGTGAAGTCCGCTACTTCGACATCGAAGGCCAGGTCACGGGCGTGAAGAGCAAGGCGATGACGAGCCCGTGCGGCAATATCCGCATCCCCATTAACGAGGAAGGGACGGAGAAGGCCGGTCAGATCCAGGAGTATCTGGACATGTACCACGGCGAGGGCATCCAGCACATCGCGCTCGGCTCGACCAACCTCTTCAACACGGTGGATGCGCTGCGCAGCAACGGCATCAAGCTGCTCGACACGATCGACACGTATTACGAACTGGTCGACAAGCGCATCCCCGGCCATGGCGAAGACGTGGCGGAACTGAAGAAGCGCAAGATTCTGATCGACGGCGCGCCGGGCGACCTGCTGCTGCAGATCTTTTCGGAAAACCAGTTGGGCCCGATCTTCTTCGAGTTCATCCAGCGCAAGGGCAACCAAGGTTTTGGCGAGGGCAACTTCAAGGCGCTCTTCGAGTCGATCGAACTCGACCAGATGCGCCGCGGCGTGCTCAAGGCCGACGATCAGCCGGCCTGA
- a CDS encoding EF-hand domain-containing protein encodes MTNKRAVQAFLATSALFLAMSGMNARAQDASAPAASAQAPAAATAPAAPQSDARAGKPGHHGGFQAIDTNGDGQISRDEAKGHAWLEKNFDQIDTNHDGQLSKDELAAWHKAHKGEMHEKMAQRFDARFKAADKDNDGSLTKEEAQAGMPRLAKNFDQIDANHDGKITEDEIRAYMKARHDARKAQMNTPAAAAMPGGPSATKGE; translated from the coding sequence ATGACCAACAAGCGTGCTGTACAAGCCTTCCTCGCCACCTCGGCCCTGTTTCTCGCCATGTCGGGCATGAACGCCCGGGCCCAGGATGCCAGTGCCCCCGCTGCCAGCGCACAAGCGCCGGCCGCCGCCACGGCGCCGGCTGCGCCGCAGAGCGACGCCCGCGCCGGCAAGCCGGGCCACCACGGTGGCTTCCAGGCCATCGATACAAATGGCGACGGCCAGATCTCGCGCGACGAGGCCAAGGGCCACGCCTGGCTCGAGAAGAACTTTGACCAGATCGATACCAACCACGACGGCCAACTCAGCAAGGATGAACTGGCCGCCTGGCACAAAGCCCACAAGGGCGAGATGCACGAAAAGATGGCGCAGCGCTTCGACGCCAGGTTCAAGGCAGCCGACAAGGACAACGACGGCAGCCTGACCAAGGAGGAAGCGCAGGCCGGCATGCCGCGTCTGGCCAAGAATTTCGACCAGATCGACGCCAACCATGACGGCAAGATCACCGAAGACGAGATCCGCGCCTACATGAAGGCCCGTCACGACGCCCGCAAGGCGCAGATGAATACCCCGGCGGCGGCAGCCATGCCGGGCGGCCCGTCGGCGACCAAGGGCGAGTAA
- a CDS encoding type II secretion system protein N, with product MNARQSSRLLSLVLFAALCALLTHWVLTLSSLRSLGAPREARVAQTDALETGAAVTLFGGGPQNGPRDVQVMGVVADLADGSGAAIVSVDGGAPQAVRAGRSLSSNLKLVEIKARSVVIERNGARQEIPLPASAVAGVSPANRNAPAMPLPPAGAAAPLSTPAMPPAPSVANNPANTTMPGAMLPIAPAQINTGDEPAGQGGGIVGPRHRAAAAARKGDTPQPGADQ from the coding sequence ATGAACGCTCGACAGTCGTCCCGCCTGCTCAGTCTCGTACTGTTTGCTGCCCTCTGTGCGCTCCTGACGCACTGGGTGCTGACGCTGTCGTCGCTGCGCTCGCTGGGCGCGCCGCGTGAGGCCCGCGTGGCCCAAACGGATGCCCTGGAGACCGGCGCGGCCGTCACGCTCTTTGGCGGGGGCCCGCAGAACGGCCCGCGCGATGTGCAGGTGATGGGCGTGGTGGCGGATCTGGCCGATGGTTCCGGCGCCGCCATCGTGTCGGTGGACGGCGGTGCGCCGCAGGCCGTGCGCGCCGGCAGGTCGCTGTCGTCCAATCTCAAGCTGGTGGAAATCAAGGCGCGCTCGGTGGTGATCGAGCGTAATGGCGCGCGCCAGGAGATTCCGCTGCCGGCCAGCGCCGTGGCGGGCGTCTCGCCGGCCAATCGCAATGCGCCGGCCATGCCGCTGCCCCCCGCAGGTGCCGCGGCACCGCTGTCCACTCCCGCAATGCCGCCCGCACCGTCAGTTGCCAACAACCCGGCCAACACCACCATGCCGGGCGCCATGCTCCCCATCGCGCCCGCGCAGATCAACACCGGGGACGAGCCTGCCGGCCAAGGCGGCGGCATCGTCGGCCCCCGCCACCGCGCAGCAGCCGCTGCACGCAAGGGGGACACCCCCCAACCGGGCGCCGACCAATAG
- the gspG gene encoding type II secretion system major pseudopilin GspG, with product MMQGQLRSSFRQRALPRLPHRAARGFTLIEIMVVVVILGILAALVVPKIMSRPDEARIIAAKQDIASISQALKLYRLDNGRYPTTEQGISALVTKPTTEPIPNNWKGGGYLERLPKDPWGHPYQYLNPGVRGEVDVFSFGADGQAGGTGNDADIGNWDN from the coding sequence ATGATGCAAGGCCAACTTCGCTCTTCCTTCCGCCAGCGCGCCCTCCCCCGGCTGCCCCATCGGGCGGCGCGTGGCTTCACCCTGATCGAGATCATGGTGGTGGTGGTGATCCTGGGTATCCTCGCCGCGCTGGTGGTGCCGAAGATCATGAGCCGCCCCGACGAGGCGCGCATCATCGCCGCCAAGCAGGACATCGCTTCCATTTCGCAGGCGCTCAAGCTCTATCGGCTAGACAACGGCCGCTACCCGACCACCGAGCAGGGCATCAGCGCGCTGGTCACCAAACCGACCACCGAGCCGATCCCCAACAACTGGAAAGGCGGCGGCTATCTGGAACGCCTGCCCAAGGACCCGTGGGGCCATCCGTACCAATATCTGAACCCGGGCGTGCGCGGTGAAGTGGACGTCTTCAGCTTCGGCGCCGACGGCCAGGCCGGCGGCACCGGCAATGACGCCGATATCGGCAACTGGGACAACTAA
- a CDS encoding GspH/FimT family pseudopilin, producing the protein MFGPPRRRRHIRGFTLLELLVVVVIIGIVLAVVAVNATPNPRSQLADDAQKLARLIELAQEEAQLTSRPVAWEGDAQGWRFYESTPNGWRVLSRDVLAPGHWRQGMDNVQIVAGAAAVPGAPQRLVFGREAIGLPWRVALTSQGSRVDVVSDGGPRVLTEMQTQ; encoded by the coding sequence ATGTTCGGCCCACCACGCCGCCGCCGGCACATCCGCGGCTTTACGCTGCTGGAGTTGCTGGTGGTGGTGGTCATCATCGGCATCGTGCTGGCCGTGGTGGCCGTGAACGCCACGCCCAACCCGCGCTCGCAATTGGCCGATGATGCGCAGAAGCTGGCTCGCCTGATCGAACTGGCACAGGAAGAAGCGCAGCTCACATCTCGCCCCGTGGCGTGGGAGGGCGATGCGCAGGGCTGGCGCTTCTACGAATCGACGCCCAACGGCTGGCGCGTGCTCAGCCGCGACGTGCTCGCGCCGGGCCACTGGCGCCAAGGCATGGACAACGTACAGATCGTCGCAGGTGCCGCTGCGGTGCCGGGCGCCCCACAGCGCCTGGTGTTCGGCCGCGAGGCGATTGGCTTGCCGTGGCGCGTGGCGCTGACCTCGCAAGGTTCCCGCGTCGACGTGGTATCCGACGGCGGCCCCCGCGTGCTGACGGAGATGCAAACGCAATGA
- the gspI gene encoding type II secretion system minor pseudopilin GspI, which translates to MTRSLRPTRTRGFTLLEVLVALTIVAVALTATMRAMGSMTTASDSLQTRMIATWSAENHLANLRLARVFPDPGARGFPCPQGDTQLWCEETIASTPNPVFRRVEVSVYPDASKSVRLAWLVTLLPNDARNVF; encoded by the coding sequence ATGACGCGCAGCCTTCGTCCCACGCGCACGCGCGGCTTCACCCTGCTCGAGGTGCTGGTGGCGCTGACCATCGTGGCCGTGGCGCTCACTGCCACCATGCGCGCCATGGGCAGCATGACCACCGCCAGCGATTCTCTGCAGACGCGCATGATCGCCACCTGGAGTGCCGAGAACCACCTCGCCAACCTGCGCCTGGCTCGCGTCTTCCCAGACCCTGGCGCGCGCGGCTTTCCGTGCCCGCAAGGCGATACGCAACTGTGGTGCGAAGAAACCATCGCCAGCACCCCGAACCCGGTGTTCCGGCGCGTGGAGGTGTCCGTCTATCCGGATGCGTCCAAGTCGGTGCGACTGGCCTGGCTTGTGACTCTATTGCCGAACGATGCGCGCAATGTCTTCTAA
- a CDS encoding PulJ/GspJ family protein, translating into MRAMSSNRSSRGFTLLELLVAITLLAILAVIAWRGLDSMTRTHEALAQRDERIEALKTAYAQFDADCTQLADPNTLSRSPVEVDANRVLMVRDRRDDSQPPAWQVVLYRIVDGRLERLQTQPITNRGDLRNAMDNLRQGGVGAARYLLAANVDSISARAWVEPGGWMDNTGALSAALFPAGSNTTTLTGLPSASTPSASAPSANSPGVVVPAASVRAMELALLVRMTPQGAPQRFTRICMTGL; encoded by the coding sequence ATGCGCGCAATGTCTTCTAACCGTTCGTCGCGCGGCTTCACCCTGCTCGAGCTGCTGGTGGCGATCACGCTGCTGGCCATCCTGGCCGTGATTGCTTGGCGCGGGCTGGACAGCATGACGCGCACGCACGAGGCGCTGGCCCAGCGCGACGAACGCATCGAGGCACTCAAGACGGCCTACGCCCAGTTCGACGCCGATTGCACCCAACTGGCCGATCCGAACACGCTGTCGCGCTCACCGGTGGAGGTCGACGCCAACCGCGTGCTGATGGTGCGCGACCGCCGCGACGACAGCCAGCCACCCGCGTGGCAAGTGGTGCTCTACCGCATCGTCGACGGCCGGCTCGAACGCCTCCAGACCCAGCCGATCACCAACCGCGGCGACCTGCGCAATGCGATGGACAACCTGCGCCAGGGCGGCGTGGGCGCCGCGCGCTACCTGCTTGCCGCCAACGTTGACAGCATCAGCGCCCGCGCGTGGGTCGAACCCGGCGGCTGGATGGACAACACGGGCGCGCTGTCGGCGGCGCTGTTCCCGGCGGGCAGCAACACCACCACCCTCACCGGCTTGCCGTCGGCTTCCACACCCAGCGCGTCGGCGCCCTCGGCCAACAGCCCGGGCGTGGTGGTGCCGGCCGCCTCGGTGCGTGCGATGGAGCTGGCATTGCTCGTGCGCATGACACCGCAAGGCGCGCCGCAGCGCTTCACGCGCATCTGCATGACGGGGCTTTGA
- the gspK gene encoding type II secretion system minor pseudopilin GspK, whose translation MARCSRRSAQRRPQHGRQRGAAIITALLVVTLAVVIVSGMLWRQQVEIRAVENQRLKAQATWIARAGIDWARLILRDDQRRTGAVDHLGEIWAVPIQETKLSDFLGSSLRTDTAGEESYLSGRIFDAQARFNLMNLLKAQTLGARTIITGRDKDAIKAYGLLLQSLNVDPSLANITATYLAQMLGGFQSIEGMQGGQQGGEDSGGGGGGGGGGGNSNGPRPLDDVASLLTIPGYTADMIAKLRPYVIVLPTRTQINANTASAEVLAAVIPNLSLDRARSLVQARDRAYFRNIGDVTNQLRGIAPGVDTTAAANLLDVQTHYFLVYGMARHERARIGEVALVSRGDPVNNNATRIVWVRRIDEIPS comes from the coding sequence ATGGCGCGATGCTCCCGTAGATCGGCTCAACGTCGTCCGCAGCACGGGCGCCAGCGCGGCGCGGCCATCATTACTGCGCTGCTCGTCGTCACGCTGGCCGTGGTGATCGTGTCGGGCATGCTGTGGCGTCAGCAGGTGGAGATTCGCGCGGTTGAAAACCAGCGCCTGAAAGCGCAGGCCACGTGGATCGCGCGGGCGGGCATCGACTGGGCGCGCCTGATCCTGCGCGATGACCAGCGCCGCACCGGGGCAGTGGACCACCTGGGCGAAATCTGGGCCGTGCCGATCCAGGAGACCAAGCTGTCGGACTTCCTCGGCAGCTCCCTGCGCACGGATACGGCCGGCGAAGAGTCCTACCTGTCGGGCCGCATCTTCGATGCCCAGGCGCGCTTCAATCTGATGAACCTGCTGAAAGCGCAGACGCTGGGCGCCCGCACCATCATTACCGGCCGCGACAAGGACGCCATCAAGGCGTACGGCCTGCTGTTGCAGTCGCTCAACGTCGACCCGAGCCTGGCCAATATCACGGCGACGTACCTCGCGCAGATGTTGGGCGGCTTTCAGTCGATCGAGGGCATGCAGGGCGGCCAGCAAGGCGGCGAAGACAGCGGCGGGGGCGGGGGCGGGGGCGGGGGCGGGGGCAACAGCAACGGCCCGCGACCGCTCGACGACGTGGCCAGCCTGCTGACGATCCCGGGCTATACGGCAGACATGATCGCCAAGCTGCGCCCCTACGTGATCGTGCTGCCCACGCGCACGCAGATCAACGCCAACACGGCCAGCGCCGAAGTGCTGGCCGCCGTCATCCCGAACCTGAGCCTGGACCGCGCCCGCTCGTTGGTGCAGGCGCGCGACCGCGCTTACTTCCGCAACATCGGCGATGTCACGAACCAGTTGCGCGGCATCGCACCCGGGGTCGACACCACCGCTGCGGCCAATCTGCTGGACGTGCAGACCCACTACTTTCTGGTCTATGGGATGGCGCGCCACGAGCGGGCCCGCATCGGAGAAGTGGCGCTTGTTTCACGTGGCGATCCAGTCAACAATAACGCGACCCGCATCGTCTGGGTCCGCCGCATCGACGAGATTCCGTCATGA
- the gspL gene encoding type II secretion system protein GspL, translated as MTTSLYVRLPHRPIQSPERWSAGALASVPFALVREEGAQGPQRVQREGTSRTDELPAADRLILLLPAADVLLVPANVPPLALPKLRLALPNLVEERLVQDAQQCHIALGPRLGDAPARNWRAPREPQSRALMIADRAWVRFILDTFAGHKHRTCHLLPAQLCVPFETPTAAATAHAESTNAGERAEPSLDAADAPAPAAEAPAAEAVATVVPATIALDAAPPSDPDAPVAIDITVRTGRAEGYGLRVLPANVGNWLGIAPTPATLMVSPALRELAPGLSADPTAATLDWSTWAAGARDALASGEADLCQFDFARGGVAGMDWSLWRLPIALAVLIVVVQLIGMNARWLTLRAEQKRLDTAMRAQLQTAFPNTPVILDPPAQMRRQVEQLRLAAGKSAPEDFLPLADRFAQAATGLAPDALLALDYHGRALTVTLKDGTDTASLRTAARNVGLNMDAAEAPRGAEATVPGSRWTVSIAQ; from the coding sequence TTGACGACCTCCCTGTACGTGCGCCTGCCGCACCGGCCCATTCAATCGCCCGAACGCTGGTCGGCGGGCGCGCTTGCCTCCGTGCCCTTCGCGCTGGTGCGCGAAGAAGGCGCACAAGGGCCGCAGCGCGTTCAGCGCGAAGGCACGTCGCGCACCGACGAGCTGCCCGCGGCCGATCGCCTGATCCTTCTGCTGCCCGCCGCCGATGTGCTGCTGGTGCCCGCCAACGTGCCGCCGCTGGCGCTGCCCAAACTGCGTCTGGCGCTGCCCAACCTGGTGGAAGAGCGCCTCGTGCAGGATGCACAGCAGTGTCATATCGCCCTTGGGCCCCGCCTGGGTGATGCCCCTGCACGCAACTGGCGCGCGCCGCGCGAGCCGCAGTCGCGCGCGCTGATGATTGCTGACCGCGCTTGGGTCCGCTTCATTCTAGATACCTTCGCCGGCCACAAGCACCGCACCTGCCATCTGCTGCCCGCACAGCTTTGCGTGCCGTTTGAAACGCCTACTGCCGCGGCGACCGCACATGCGGAATCGACAAACGCGGGCGAACGCGCAGAGCCGTCGCTCGACGCGGCCGATGCGCCTGCACCTGCAGCCGAAGCGCCCGCTGCTGAAGCCGTGGCAACGGTCGTACCAGCAACCATCGCGCTCGATGCGGCACCGCCGTCCGACCCGGACGCGCCTGTCGCCATCGACATCACCGTACGCACCGGCCGCGCCGAGGGCTACGGCCTGCGCGTGCTGCCGGCCAACGTCGGCAACTGGCTCGGGATTGCACCCACGCCGGCCACGCTGATGGTCTCGCCCGCACTGCGCGAGCTGGCGCCCGGCTTGTCGGCCGACCCCACCGCCGCCACGCTGGACTGGTCAACCTGGGCGGCGGGCGCCCGCGACGCCCTCGCCTCAGGCGAAGCCGATCTCTGCCAGTTCGACTTTGCACGCGGCGGTGTGGCCGGCATGGACTGGAGCCTCTGGCGCCTGCCGATCGCGCTGGCCGTGCTGATCGTGGTCGTGCAGCTGATCGGCATGAACGCGCGCTGGCTCACGCTGCGCGCCGAACAGAAGCGGCTCGATACCGCCATGCGCGCGCAGCTGCAGACGGCATTCCCGAATACGCCGGTGATCCTCGACCCGCCCGCGCAGATGCGCCGCCAGGTCGAACAACTGCGACTGGCCGCCGGCAAATCGGCGCCGGAAGACTTCCTGCCGCTGGCCGATCGCTTTGCCCAGGCGGCCACCGGCCTTGCGCCCGACGCGCTGCTCGCGCTCGACTACCATGGCCGCGCGCTCACGGTCACGCTCAAGGACGGCACCGACACCGCCAGCCTGCGCACCGCCGCCCGCAATGTCGGCCTGAACATGGATGCCGCCGAGGCGCCGCGCGGGGCTGAAGCCACCGTGCCGGGGTCGCGCTGGACGGTGTCCATCGCCCAATAA
- the gspM gene encoding type II secretion system protein GspM yields MATSSSSSRSSSRRLPRIGVPDPVRDAATTFWMQREPRERRILAGGGVVLLLVIVYLALWEPAFEGQRRIEKALPQMRTQLAEMETLGQEARGLSAIAAAPVPRGAELEQALNASLTNHGLKATRMAMSGESVQVQLDKVPFGAVAEWLQEVRQAQRMKVIDTNIKYVGATALVNVTATLQGPAAPGR; encoded by the coding sequence ATGGCGACATCCTCCTCTTCCTCCCGATCGTCATCCCGCCGCCTGCCGCGCATTGGCGTGCCGGACCCGGTACGCGATGCGGCCACGACGTTCTGGATGCAGCGCGAACCGCGTGAACGCCGCATCCTTGCCGGTGGCGGCGTGGTGCTGTTGCTCGTGATCGTCTATCTCGCGCTGTGGGAGCCGGCCTTCGAGGGCCAGCGCCGCATCGAGAAAGCCCTGCCGCAAATGCGTACCCAACTCGCCGAGATGGAAACGCTGGGCCAGGAAGCGCGCGGCCTGTCGGCCATTGCCGCGGCGCCGGTGCCGCGCGGTGCGGAACTGGAGCAGGCGCTCAACGCGAGCCTCACCAACCACGGGCTGAAGGCCACGCGGATGGCGATGTCGGGCGAAAGCGTGCAGGTGCAGCTGGACAAGGTCCCGTTTGGCGCCGTCGCCGAATGGCTGCAGGAGGTGCGGCAGGCGCAGCGCATGAAGGTGATCGACACGAACATCAAATACGTGGGCGCAACGGCCCTGGTCAACGTGACGGCGACGCTGCAAGGCCCCGCCGCCCCGGGCCGCTGA
- a CDS encoding type II secretion system protein N, producing MGIESLPPLRLRRRAESDERTSLGWRVLWCGVALLAVGLTVVAQYPAAWAAERIAAATGHRVLLADSQGTIWHGSATLALTAGNGGADATVLPGRLSWSIDMLPLLTGTLRAHLAHDRALKKPVTLTVTPGHWDAEAGTIALPASLLEGIGAPFNTLKLDGRLRAQWTPLSGQFGRGKDQPNTAQGALTVTLEQVSSSLSRVRPLGSYQAVVSFGGVSGAPMQLSLSTLAGPLSLQGQGTLGPSAHFDGVASATPESEPQLIGLLSLLGPRDGSQHRLRF from the coding sequence ATGGGGATTGAATCGCTGCCGCCGCTGCGCCTGCGCCGCCGTGCCGAATCCGACGAGCGCACGAGCCTCGGCTGGCGCGTGTTGTGGTGCGGCGTGGCGCTGCTGGCCGTGGGCCTGACCGTGGTGGCGCAGTATCCGGCCGCGTGGGCCGCAGAACGCATCGCCGCAGCCACGGGGCACCGTGTCTTGCTGGCCGACAGCCAGGGCACTATCTGGCACGGCAGCGCAACGCTGGCGCTGACCGCCGGCAACGGCGGCGCCGATGCGACCGTGCTGCCGGGCCGCCTGTCGTGGTCGATCGACATGCTGCCGCTGCTGACCGGCACGCTGCGGGCGCACCTGGCGCACGATCGCGCGCTGAAGAAGCCCGTCACGCTGACAGTGACGCCGGGGCATTGGGACGCAGAGGCCGGCACGATCGCCTTGCCCGCATCGTTGCTGGAGGGCATTGGCGCCCCGTTCAACACGCTCAAGCTGGACGGCCGACTGCGGGCGCAATGGACGCCGCTCTCGGGCCAATTCGGCCGTGGAAAGGACCAACCAAACACCGCCCAGGGCGCGCTGACTGTCACGCTCGAGCAGGTATCATCCAGCCTCAGCCGGGTGCGGCCGCTGGGCAGTTACCAGGCCGTGGTGTCGTTTGGCGGCGTGAGCGGTGCGCCGATGCAGTTGTCGCTGTCGACGCTGGCCGGGCCGCTCAGTCTGCAGGGCCAGGGCACCCTTGGGCCCAGCGCGCATTTTGACGGGGTGGCGAGTGCCACGCCGGAGTCGGAACCGCAATTGATTGGCCTGTTGAGTCTGCTGGGCCCGCGCGACGGGTCGCAGCATCGACTCCGCTTTTGA